The Dasypus novemcinctus isolate mDasNov1 chromosome 2, mDasNov1.1.hap2, whole genome shotgun sequence genome includes a region encoding these proteins:
- the LOC101418058 gene encoding LOW QUALITY PROTEIN: oocyte-specific histone RNA stem-loop-binding protein 2-like (The sequence of the model RefSeq protein was modified relative to this genomic sequence to represent the inferred CDS: inserted 2 bases in 1 codon), with protein sequence MEHLSPAWQVFGQDRKEVCEEPLSPRIEMVSVGVSTEPYHTRWEVETDEVVLQRRQKQIDYGKCTPGYQCFRQKVPKAQRQPGIHPQTPNKNRRYSRRSWDAQIRQWRRALHSWDPPNQPLQGRGTEGQGTASLLEPVDSTSLDDLLDDWLQALEXPEDLDGDQKGAQVFVDLVTPASSLLWLSEEDPRHWLYFLADHSYLPVPELSGAKNI encoded by the exons ATGGAGCATTTATCGCCAGCGTGGCAGGTGTTTGGGCAAGACAG AAAGGAAGTGTGTGAGGAGCCATTGTCCCCTAGGATAGAAATGGTGAGTGTGGGAGTCAGCACAGAGCCCTATCACACCAG GTGGGAGGTAGAGACGGATGAAGTTGTCCTGCAACGGCGGCAGAAACAGATAGATTATGGCAAGTGCACACCTGGTTATCAATGCTTTCGGCAGAAAGTCCCCAA GGCACAGCGACAGCCAGGGATTCACCCTCAAACGCCAAACAAGAACAGGAGGTATAGCCGTCGCTCCTGGGATGCCCAAATCAGGCAGTGGAGAAGAGCCCTGCATTCCTGGGATCCCCCCAACCAGCCTCTGCAGGGCAGGGGGACTGAGGG GCAGGGAACGGCAAGTCTCTTAGAGCCAGTGGATTCCACCTCTTTGGATGACCTCCTGGATGACTGGCTCCAGGCCCTGGA CCCGGAAGATCTGGATGGAGACCAGAAAGGAGCCCAGGTA ttTGTGGACTTGGTGACTCCTGCCTCTTCCCTTCTCTGGCTCAGTGAGGAAGATCCCCGCCACTGGCTCTACTTCTTAGCTGATCACAGCTATTTACCTGTCCCAGAACTAAGTGGGGcaaaaaatatttag